In a single window of the Melioribacteraceae bacterium genome:
- a CDS encoding arginine decarboxylase, pyruvoyl-dependent → MYVPTKIFFTKGVGRHKEYLSSFEAALRNAGIEICNLVMVSSIFPPGCKIVPKQVGLKEISPGQITFAVMARNSTNEPNRLIAASIGVAIPANGKQYGYLSEYHPFGVKEKIAGEYAEDLAAQMLATTLGVEFDSETDWNEREQVFKMSGKIVRTFNVTQTAEGAKRGLWTTVITAAVLLP, encoded by the coding sequence TTGTACGTTCCAACAAAAATATTTTTTACAAAAGGTGTGGGGAGACACAAAGAGTATTTAAGTTCGTTTGAAGCGGCGCTAAGAAACGCCGGTATTGAAATCTGTAATCTTGTAATGGTTAGCAGTATCTTTCCGCCCGGATGCAAAATTGTTCCAAAGCAAGTAGGATTAAAAGAAATCAGTCCCGGCCAAATTACATTTGCTGTCATGGCACGTAACTCAACAAATGAACCTAATCGTTTAATCGCGGCTTCGATTGGTGTAGCAATTCCAGCTAACGGAAAGCAGTATGGCTATCTCTCCGAGTATCATCCATTCGGTGTAAAGGAAAAAATAGCCGGCGAATATGCTGAAGATTTAGCCGCTCAAATGTTAGCTACAACTCTTGGTGTCGAGTTTGATTCTGAAACTGATTGGAATGAAAGAGAACAAGTCTTTAAAATGTCCGGAAAAATAGTTCGTACTTTTAACGTTACGCAAACAGCAGAAGGTGCAAAGAGAGGATTGTGGACTACCGTAATTACTGCCGCAGTGCTATTACCATAA
- a CDS encoding NifB/NifX family molybdenum-iron cluster-binding protein, whose translation MKIAITSTGGSMNALVSEQFGRCQYFIIVDSDTMKFEAVSNLGEQMQSGAGPKAAELIISKGAEVLLTGHVGDKAEESLKRGGIKIVDGFKSTIILKDAINTFLSK comes from the coding sequence ATGAAAATTGCAATAACATCAACAGGCGGATCAATGAATGCGCTGGTAAGTGAACAATTTGGGCGCTGCCAATACTTTATAATTGTAGATTCTGATACTATGAAGTTTGAAGCTGTATCAAATCTAGGCGAACAAATGCAAAGCGGTGCCGGGCCTAAAGCAGCCGAGTTAATCATCAGTAAAGGTGCTGAAGTTTTACTCACCGGTCATGTTGGAGATAAAGCTGAGGAATCCCTTAAGAGAGGTGGAATAAAAATAGTTGATGGCTTTAAGTCAACAATAATATTGAAGGATGCAATAAATACTTTTTTATCTAAATAA
- a CDS encoding ATP-binding protein, with amino-acid sequence MNKIQNYSQVLVLSGKGGTGKTTFTASISKLIKNKIVVDCDVDAANLFLLLKPQIEGGYEFYGGKKAVINSDNCRECGLCEEVCRFEAIKNYKVVTISCEGCGFCVRVCPEQAISFDYHKSGDFYSGLLVDKSKFFYAKLLPGEGNSGKLVSEIKKAASNNVSETNEWIIIDGPPGIGCPVNASLSGTDFVVIVTEPTLSGLHDLKRLIELLKTMKYAHGIIINKFDLNLEVTGIIKNIADENKINILGYLPFHHDFVSSLQLGKTIIEFNHEIGKQVENIWINITNQINNLKGITK; translated from the coding sequence GTGAATAAAATTCAAAATTATTCTCAAGTACTTGTTTTAAGCGGTAAAGGTGGAACTGGTAAAACTACTTTTACCGCTTCTATTTCTAAATTGATAAAAAACAAAATTGTTGTTGATTGCGACGTTGATGCCGCAAATTTATTTCTGTTATTAAAACCACAAATAGAAGGGGGGTATGAATTCTATGGCGGGAAAAAAGCTGTTATAAATTCTGATAATTGCCGCGAGTGTGGATTATGTGAGGAGGTCTGCAGATTTGAGGCTATAAAAAATTATAAAGTCGTTACGATCAGCTGTGAAGGCTGTGGATTCTGTGTGAGGGTTTGTCCCGAACAAGCAATTTCATTCGATTACCATAAGTCGGGAGATTTTTATTCCGGTTTACTGGTAGATAAATCCAAGTTTTTTTACGCAAAACTTTTACCGGGAGAAGGTAACTCTGGGAAACTGGTTAGTGAAATAAAAAAGGCAGCATCCAATAATGTTTCGGAAACAAATGAGTGGATAATTATTGATGGACCGCCCGGAATCGGTTGTCCTGTAAATGCCAGTCTTTCCGGTACCGACTTTGTTGTTATTGTAACTGAACCAACTCTTTCTGGATTACATGATTTGAAAAGACTAATCGAACTGCTGAAGACAATGAAATATGCGCATGGTATTATCATAAATAAGTTTGATTTGAATTTAGAAGTAACCGGAATTATCAAAAATATAGCTGATGAGAATAAAATTAATATTTTGGGCTACCTTCCCTTTCATCATGATTTTGTTAGTTCACTGCAGCTTGGTAAAACTATTATTGAATTCAACCATGAGATTGGAAAGCAAGTCGAGAACATTTGGATAAATATTACAAATCAAATAAATAATTTAAAAGGAATTACTAAATGA